The Neurospora crassa OR74A linkage group I, whole genome shotgun sequence genome segment GGCATACCTTAGCAGTTGGCTATGTAGACAACCTAGAAACCCAAGCGGTCGGGTATTGATCATCCATTCAACAAGGACGGTCAGCCGCTTGCAGCAGCGGTAGCACCCGAGACTGCTAGGTGTTGAGGTTCCATGAAGCTTCCAGCCTGCCAGTGCCTGCGTAGCCacccaacttccacttcaccGTTCAATCGATGCAAACCTTATCGTCGCTGATACTGTGTACATTTGTAGAGCGAAAGCCACACAAGATCACCACACCATGGCCAAAAGAGGCAGTGCCGCCAGGGGGCAGTAGCAGCTCCCTAGCCAGCGGAGCCTGTTCCACCATCATCTCGATGTATGGCCGCTCAAGTCTATGCTTTAACGTGCTTCCTTCGTGAAGAAAGATGCTGGCATAAATGGACCCCGAAATGAGGAGTCAAAAGTCTTACAACCTTGGGAGCCATTCATATACAAGGCTGAAACTCAATGGCCCTCAGACGTAGTAGTCGAGGTAGGATAAGAACCAGAGAGATGGAGTCAACGCCCAGATAACATGCCGGGCTAAGGGTAGAGGCTGATTGATGATGGACAGCGTATGCTCCTTAGATGAAATCGCAAATCATTCGCACAGCACCTCATACGTCCACTGGCCCGGCTTATCGAGAACAATATCAATGTCTGTGAGGCATTCTGCCATCACAATTAGTCTTTGTGTACATACATTCCGTCGTTAAAGCATCGAGCAGTAAGCATGGTGTGAGCAGCTACTCACTCTCAAGCACATGCACACTAAACtgtggagatggagattcAAGCACTCAGTTGGTGCGCGCTTCGTTGAGCTCgcagggaagggggggggggggggtacgGGCCTCTACCTCCAATCACACCCGCCTACAAAATCCACGACCTCTTTCGAAAGAGAAGCATTTTGAACACAAACGTCCAGCTGGACAAATTATCTGCATTGGACCGTGCCAATGAGCAATTACCTTTTGTCATTCAGTCATCTAGTCATCTTTAGACTCAAGGGGCCATCCTCAACAAGGCGGTCTCATGCGAAACGTGACAGCATTTATAAACTCAACTTTCATCGCGTTACACCATACTCTAAGCCAGCCATCCTCAACTTTCTCGCAAAGTTCTCAACACGGCAGTATATGTCCATACTTAATAagcctcttcctttctcatAACATCAAACAGTCACCCGCTTGAATGCGCCTACATGACGACATCGACAAGGACCTAGCCAACTATTCTTTGTTCTGATCTTTGCTTTTCCCATATTAATATTGACATAGTCGATATATCACACAACTAACTAAATACCAGATGCTTGAGAGGTATGTCGTGTGCTCGATATCACTGCTTTCTAACCCGCAATGAGGACGACGTTACGACTGATGCCTCGTTTGTGACAAAAGAAGCTTGACTCGGCTTTCCAGTGCGGTAAACTCCTCGGGACTCATATTGTTCACCAATGTGTCTTCCAATGCGCCTTCGATTAGGTAGCTGTCGAGTAAAGATGTCCTTACCATACTTCTGGCTAGTGTCTGCGGGTCAACAAGAAGCGTCAACGCAAGCTGGTGTGTTTCGGATCCTAGAGGCGTGGTTTCCAGTGGTAGTAGGTTTGTCTTGAGGCGTTGGATCTTTCTCCTCTGAGGCTTATCTGCAAGTGACTGTTGTCTCCGTATCAAGTAACCTCTAGGATCGTTCGTCGGCAAAGCTGCTTCAacaccctcctcgccctccacGATAAATGATGATAGGTCGTCGACCGTCCTTGATTTGACAGGCATTTCGCCGTTCAGCATATCAGTCAGACGATTCGCTTTGGTTTGGGCTATAGTTCTCCGTCGTGTGTTGTCCATGGTTCTCCTGCCAATATGCTGACCAGGCGACCCCATGAGTGGCTGGTTGGGCCTGAGAAAACCACCGTTCGCATTTGAGACTGTGTTTTCGAGTGGCTCGAGGATCTCAGTCGTCCGTGTTTTCCGTTGCCGTTTATAGTAGCCTCCGCCAAAGGAAAGTCTAGATTGTACCATCCCAAGGCTTCGCCCAGCATCCGTTGGATAGGAGCGCCTATCCGCCGGTCGTCTACCAGAATCTTGTGTTGTATAGGGATTTCGTTCCAAAGCCACTGTTGGTCTGCTGTTGCGTTGATTAGCAGGCTGGGAATGTGCTTCCCCAACTTTCAGCAGCGCATTGCAGGTTTGGGTCCTTGTGGTCGTGCGGTTGTTCTCGATCGTCGGCTGAGTTTTCCGGAGAAGTTGATCTTGTGTGTTGCCTCGCCGTCCTGGCACTTCCACCGGTTGCCCCTTGAGAGGCGGCACTTCATCTGGACCAACATGCCCACTTTTTCGTGTAGGACTGCTTAGGTTTCGCTGTGTCTGCCGCCGAGGGGCGACCAATTTGGCAATTGTCCATGGATTTAGGCCCTCTTTTGACTGGTTTGGGGGTTCTTCATCGGTCGGAGGTGTTGTGGGAGCCGCTCCTTTACCAGTCTGTGTCTggacatcaacatcatcatccccatcaccGAGGGCCCCGTCACCCGCAGACATATCGACAGACCATGACTGCACTAAGGGCGCAGTACTTGAGATGGATAGTCTTCTGTCGTTTCTCGATGGGGTAACTGGGCGCTTTCTCTGGGATCCGATCCTAGGCCTACTGTCTGCCCGTATTGTCTCAACCTAGCATCTTCTTAGTACATCGGAAGCTCGTATGATTTACCGTACTGCTCACCTGTGGCGTTGAAATGTGTTCATCAGCTACGCCGGTATCGTATACACATCCATTCGCTTCCGTTGATAAGTCCATGGAAGAAGGACCGGCGTCATTGTGCTTAGCGGGATAGATTGACAACAAGAAACTCTCAAACTCTCGAAGCACCAACTCTTCGTTATGAAAGAGAACGTCGTATTTTGATGGTTCGACATTCGGGTCATAGGACCCAAGAGGGCATCTAATATTGAGTCGTATGAACGGGCTTCCGGGAAGTTTTGATGAGTTTTCGGGGATCAGGGACCCCTTGAAATGCTTCTCGAAGACGGCCTTTAACTTCTTGGCAGTTCCTCGAGTGAAAGAAAGAGGTCGAGAGTCAACCGAGATGAAAGGACCCTTGCAAATCTTTCGAATATCAGCCGTAGTGGTAGGGAGATAGGCTTCAAATACAAACTTGGATGGCTGCTGAGCCAAAGGGAGATTACAGGTCTGTGGGATTTTCGTCTCAGTGTCGGATACAGAGAATGGTGAAGTCTGAAGCATGCATTGAGCTGCCAGCTCTCGGCCCATTACCTGGACAACAGCGTCCTTGAGGGCGGCACCGGAAGTCGGAACATAGGACCACGATTGCTTTCCGCCAAGGACCTTGAAAGATAACTTGACCTGAGGCCTCGCCAAAGCGTAGCACTCTAAGAGGCCTTTGACCTTCAGAACCGTCGCAGTCGCCTCACTGGTGGCTCTCTTGAGTCTGACTGGATACGCACCGAAAAGATCAGTGACGCAAACAGAAGTGCCAGCAGGAGCGGGTTTGTGTCCACGAGCAGCAGCGACACCTTCTCTTGAAAAATGTAAGATGGTTGCCACCGATTCAGCCGATGTTCTGGTGCAGATTGCAATTCCAGCCAGAGCGGCAGCACTGGCCAAAGCTACGCCGCGGAATCCAAGGCTTTTGCAGCCAACAGACTCAAGATCTTTGAGTGATGAGAGCTTGCTAGTATGTCCTGGCCGTCCAAGATGGTGAAAGTCGCTCGGACTGATGCCGCTGCCGTTGTCTCTGACTTCGACCCTGTCCACGGTGTTTGGAGAAATCAGGATTTCGACCGTTGTTGCTCCAGCGTCGAGTGCGTTGTCCAGCAACTCTTTGACGAGAAAAATGGGCGAGGTTATGACCAGAGCTGAGCCAAGAAAGCGCCTGGTGTCTTCGGGGAGAGCGAGTATGGGCATGTTGGAAATTCCAAGGGATAGGTTCAAGGATAGGCTTAAGGATAGAAGGCGCATCTGGCAGCCTGAGCGCCACACAACGACAAAAATCGGCGAAAACAAATGAGGGGTTGCTGCTGAAAAGATACCTAAGAGTAGAGGTAAACCAACAGGGCAGTTTCACTTGGAGATGAAGtgctctctccctcctcctagctaggtatgtatgtcGTTGTGAGAAGAGGTGGACGGATGATAATGCCACTGAAACCGGCACGGATGCAAACAAAATTTGCAAGGGGACAACAAATTTTGAGGATTCGGCAGCTCGGTACCTAAGTAAGGTAGCCAGTAAGAAGTTATTTTCATTTTGTAGGATATggcaaaagagaaggagtGACTGCTCCAACATTCAACAAGGAAGTTACGAGACGGGATGTGGACTAGTATTACctctacgtacctacctctagagtgGCACATAAGCCTAGTAATGCAAAGGTTTGTTCTTTCCTCATAAACTCTAGCACACACAGGGCACGCGTCTTCTGcctccttccactcctcGCTCGAGGCTTATGGCCCTCTGGGGATGCCTAGGCAGGTACATCCATAACATTCGAGTCCACGGTGCTGACCCCCAGGTACTTATGCACCATGACCATTCATTTTAGCAATCATCCTTGCGGACGACAACGTTCCAGTTACCCTTAACGAAGACCCGACCCTTAACGCCGTTGTCTTCGGGAAGTTCGCCCCAAATCGTGGCACAGTCCCTGTTGTGGGAGTTGAGAACAAACTGAGCAGCCCAACCGATGGAGCCGTACGAGTCGAGTGATTTGACATCCGGGTTCTGTAAGGCGATGGGTAAGGTTAGCTACTGGGATATTCGTCTTTACCTCTAGAACATAGCACTTACATCATTGCACCAATAAATAGCGCTCTCATAGGAGCAGCTGACGCGCCCGCAGTTGCCGGGACCGGGACCGTTGGCAGGCGTACCGGGTACATTATTGAGGTACTCGATGCCCTTCGTGGTGGCAGTCCTCTGAGCATAATCAAACACATTGCAGACAAGCGACTCGAGCTCGTAAGAGCTGTCGGACTCAGTGGCCGTAGCGAACACAGGGCTGTCGGCGGTGTTGTCGATGCCAAAATCCTTACGGAAGTTGGGGTTGGCTTCGTCCAGGGCATCGTAAACCTGCTGAATGGTGCCCGTCACGTTCATGGTAGGGCCATCCGGGTGGGCCTTGACTTCCCAGATAAGATCCTCGATGCCGTAACCAAAGATAGGATCGTGGGCCGATTTGGCATCAGAAGCCGGTAGGGCACTCGAAGGAATAGCCTAACAGCCGATTATCAGCATAGTTGTGTGTGGAAAGGAGGCGTAAGCTTGCCAACACGAGTTTTTACCTGAAGGATGGTCAAAATGGCTCCCGAGACGAGAACTGAGGATCGCATGGTGCCGATGTTGACAGTAGGGTTGAGGTGGAGGTGAGAGCAAGAAAGGAAGCTGGCAGTGAATGAACAGTACAGGAGTagggaagatgatgaggaaagAAATCCAAACGCTTCAAAAAAGGAGGCAGACCCCATCTTTTTGTACCCGAGAGGGTAACGATTCTGAGGATGATCCTCAATACATCCATTCAGACGACGCAGTCGCCATGGGATCACCGTTCCAACGAGGTTCAAAATCCATCATATTCGCCAGGACGAGCAAACACTTGGGTCCATCTATCCCGccgtttcttttttctatttcaTCCACCTCGTTCCCATCTTTGAGTGACCGACCGCTTTCATGTGGCGTTCTAGCCGAGGTTCGTCACTTTGAGATGGGATAGCATTCGTTCTAGGGCCATATTTCACGGCTTGTTGGGGCCTAGATGCTGAATTCATCTGGACTCAaggaggtggaagtggacAAACCAGTCTTCGTCGGCCCGTCGATGTAGGGCGAACTCCTGCCAGGAGGGAAAACGCAGAATTACATTCTCAACCGGCCCTTGCCATCAGAAATGATATACATCCTCATCGACGCAAGGGAAATAATTTATACCTGGTCTTCATCCACATCCTGAGTGGCTTAGTGTCCTCGTTGTACGGCGACCCATGGAAGGTCCTTGACTCCATATGTGATGCAAGCCATTCCCTCATTCTTTCTATTCCACCGCCAAACGCCTTGTCCGCTTGAGCATCCCTTCTGGAATGGGCCTCCGGACGCATTCGTCTAGGTCTATCGATCTTTGAATGTTTCCAACGGTAGAACACCGTGTATCTGATACGTTTAAGACCAAAAGGGTAATTCATGATAAAACTTTTAATCGATTTAGGATCGATGTGTATCAAAGGGCGTACGGGATATTCCTAGGAGGAAGTCGAATTGCAGCCTCTTTTATTTCTGATCGCACTTTGACGAGGATACAAGGATaggtaaaaaagaaaatgacCAAACTGAGAATATGCCGTTCTCATGACCAACCACCATAACATGACGTAAagatactatatactttGTAAGCTGGATCAACCACACTGATTTGAATATGAAGGCACATTTCTTGTATCTCGGCATTTTGAGGAGACTCATCAAGAGGTTCCCAAAATGCCATTTCTTCTTAACTTGTCAGATTTCATTTTAGATGAGTGGCTCCAAATGGCCAATGCCAAGATAGGCGGTCAGCGGTGGAAATGATATTTCTGGTTCTCGCCGAGTCTTTCCGCTGTAGTGATAGAACGGAAGCTAAATAGGTCCCCGCTTTAATCATTTCCAAGTCTTCATTCATCCGGCCTTTTCCCACGGTTCATGACGAATCAAGCAACACCTGACTTGCCTAGGTAGTTACCACATTTGGATACCTTGATTGAGAACGGTGTTTGTACTCGCTTTCAGTTCCAAGGACGATTCGCACCATCATCGTATGTACAATCAAGCAAGACATACATAGCGCTGACACCTTTGTCTACTGGCTACGCTAACGCGATGTTCAGGATCACGAGTTTTTGCGTTGCACATGCATGTAACTGATACCAACGCACTAATATCGAGCCTGATTGCTGTCGGATTGATCTGTCACGTGCCTACATGGAATTTCAGGTAGAAGAGGTTGTCCTGaaccacccccccccccccctcaaacaaaaaataataaaaaattaaaacttGAAAAAATTAacaaaatataaaaaaaccCCAAGACTAGAGCAAGCAGGATGACAGGGACATCTTGAAACTCGAAGTTGAAGCTGAATTGAAGGTGACGATCCAATGACCGTACAACGCTCAGAGACAAGGTGAAGCCATCCTCGCCGGGCTGGTATCTTCTACCTGCGCGGCCCATTGAAAGTATCACCAGGAGGGAGGACGTCCTCGAGGTATTCTCGCCATTGATTTTGCCACGGCAGGCGTTGGcacatacactacaccagAAGAGCCCCAGGCTTGCCACGCGAGCCCGGCAAAGGTATGATGCGGGAAATATCTTGAAGTTTTCATAGCTCTGTGGCTGATGCAAACCGCAAGGCGACGAGGACGGCACCACGATTACGTGAAAGGTAAGACGTGGGTGTGAGCCACTCCTTAGTACCCATGTGAGGTTCTGGAAATAGCAGATACATCCCTGCTAGAGCTGCACATGTGTGGGTTGAGCTAGGTATGGTATGCATGTACGGTGCTGTAACTGCTCCGTAGGGTATCTGAGCCCGTAGCGTCCGGCCCGTACCACTCGGCCAAACCTTCATGCTCCAACGAAGgttcctcttctccccttCACGGGTATCACAAGCTCTAGACATAATACCAACTCCAAGCTCGTCGTAAAGGAAAGCCGAAGGCGCAACCATCGCAAGAACCGCCGATCGTTCACACCAGACCAGTTCCTCAAGCACACGCAACCATACGCACACATACCTACACAATGGTACATACCAAGGGACCCGCCCCGCAGCACCACGATGGCAGTGGCCTGCGCATCGGCATCATCCACGCCCGCTGGAACGACACCATCATTGAGCCGTTGCTCGCGGGAACCAAGGCCAAGTTGCTTGAGTGCGGCGTCAAGGAGTCCAACATTGTGGTCCAGTCGGTTCCTGGTTCGTGGGAGCTTCCAATTGCTGTCCAACGGTGTGTCACagtcctttcctttccttatAACCCaccccccctcttcttccctcccgGGGGCTCCCACATTGCTTGTCATTGTAGTTGCTCGAGGTTGCTACATACTTACCAGctacctctcctcctcgtcccccccccccccccccccctccctttaaGACGGAATGGCTCTGCCGTACCCTACGTAAACGTTCGTAGAAAGCCCGGCTGACAAGAACCCAACCTACCCTTGGGGCTCACCGTTCCGATAGGCTCTACTCAGCATCGCAAGTCcagtcctcctcgtccggtATCGGCACCAGCGCCGGCGATCTCCTGGGCAGCTCGACGACCGACCTCGCCTCTTTGAGCAACACCGCTGCATCTGCGGTGTCGACAGGCCCCTTCGACGCCCTGATCGCCATTGGCGTGCTGATCAAGGGCGAGACGATGCACTTCGAGTACATTGCCGACACGGTGTCGCAGGGCCTGATGCGCGTGTCGCTCGACACGGGCGTGCCCGTCATTTTCGGTGTCCTTACCGTGCTCACCGAGGAGCAGGCGCAGGCGAGGGCCGGCCTCATCCCTGGAAGCCATAACCATGGTGAGGACTGGGgtcttgctgctgttgagaTGGCTGTCAAGCGCAAGGATTGGGCTGCCGGCAAAATTGAGTAACGGTCGATCATGTGGGTTGGGACGAGGATCACGAAGAGGAGACATATAACCAATATAGAAACGCTTGCAGTTTCATAAGCTTCACATCAAGAGAGAAATATCATCTATGGTGGCGGCCAGTAAATATGCATGGGACCCATTTCTAGCCTGGTTTGTTCGTACTCCAGACGCGGGGAAAGGGGGGTGACCAAGAGCACTTTGTGACACGACTGATGCTTCGTGTGATGAAAACTTTGCACAGTCGAAGGACAGGCAGGTCTCGTCCCAATGAGAGGATGCACCGCTTTACTAAGGGCTAGAACTCCATCCCAGGTTGAGATGCGCTCGATGCGCTCGACGACAACGTGGGCGAGGTATAAAGTATTCGACCATGCGTGACGTTggaattactatattactgATGGGTTGTGTAAGTCTATCGTGAAACGTCCCCCAAGCAGTTCGAATGAATGAAGATAGCAGGTAATTGAACTCCCATCTCGCCCAGTAAACAAAGACCCCCCTTTTTTAAAGTGATGCGCATTTACAATATGTTCGAACCTCAACTTACATCTTCTatccttccttcttgtcACACGGAGCCCGGGACACAAGAAACAAACTGCCCAACCCTACCCAACTTCGGTCTGGGGAATTCCTACGGTCCTAGGCACAAAGGTATATCACTTTCACATGATAAGTGTGCCGGCAGCGCCACTCACtgacttcttcctcttccacagGGACCTCTTTTTTTCGCGTTTGGCCTTCATGTCCTCCCATCCttgctcgtcgtcgtcgtcatccgaAGCACTGCCGGACTGCTTTGCGGTAACAGTAGGCTGGTTGACCCCCGACATGGTCGAGGACTTGCGCATATGACTTGCGCCCAACGGCTGCACAGTTGCCGACATTGCTGGTAGAGCTGGGGGTGCCATTTGTGATACGGGCCGGTATCGGCCAGGAAGCCCAACGTTACTGCGTTCCGAGGGCGCAATCGACGGCGCATAACCTCCTGTAACTCGAATTGACGGAGCAAAACCAGCAGGCTGTTGCGGATGGATCCAGGATGCCGAGCTGGGCTGGACCATGCTCATGGTGCGCTTCTGGGCATCGCCTCGAGGGGGGGGCAGATCTAGCATCGATTCATTGCCCATGAAGGAATGCCGCAAATCAGGTCCGCCAAGTCCCAGGCCACCGGGAACACCATGCATTGGCGGCAATCCAGCAAACCCGCCTGACATGCCGGCCGCAGAGCCTATGCTTCCAATTGAACCTGTGGCCATATGCCCTTCTGGACGTGGTGCTCCAGTGCTGTTTTGCCCCGCCATCATCTGCATGAATTGCATCTGCATCTGCATGAACTGT includes the following:
- the mlh-2 gene encoding MUTL-2 — its product is MPILALPEDTRRFLGSALVITSPIFLVKELLDNALDAGATTVEILISPNTVDRVEVRDNGSGISPSDFHHLGRPGHTSKLSSLKDLESVGCKSLGFRGVALASAAALAGIAICTRTSAESVATILHFSREGVAAARGHKPAPAGTSVCVTDLFGAYPVRLKRATSEATATVLKVKGLLECYALARPQVKLSFKVLGGKQSWSYVPTSGAALKDAVVQVMGRELAAQCMLQTSPFSVSDTETKIPQTCNLPLAQQPSKFVFEAYLPTTTADIRKICKGPFISVDSRPLSFTRGTAKKLKAVFEKHFKGSLIPENSSKLPGSPFIRLNIRCPLGSYDPNVEPSKYDVLFHNEELVLREFESFLLSIYPAKHNDAGPSSMDLSTEANGCVYDTGVADEHISTPQTQTGKGAAPTTPPTDEEPPNQSKEGLNPWTIAKLVAPRRQTQRNLSSPTRKSGHVGPDEVPPLKGQPVEVPGRRGNTQDQLLRKTQPTIENNRTTTRTQTCNALLKVGEAHSQPANQRNSRPTVALERNPYTTQDSGRRPADRRSYPTDAGRSLGMVQSRLSFGGGYYKRQRKTRTTEILEPLENTVSNANGGFLRPNQPLMGSPGQHIGRRTMDNTRRRTIAQTKANRLTDMLNGEMPVKSRTVDDLSSFIVEGEEGVEAALPTNDPRGYLIRRQQSLADKPQRRKIQRLKTNLLPLETTPLGSETHQLALTLLVDPQTLARSMVRTSLLDSYLIEGALEDTLVNNMSPEEFTALESRVKLLLSQTRHQS
- a CDS encoding 6,7-dimethyl-8-ribityllumazine synthase translates to MVHTKGPAPQHHDGSGLRIGIIHARWNDTIIEPLLAGTKAKLLECGVKESNIVVQSVPGSWELPIAVQRLYSASQVQSSSSGIGTSAGDLLGSSTTDLASLSNTAASAVSTGPFDALIAIGVLIKGETMHFEYIADTVSQGLMRVSLDTGVPVIFGVLTVLTEEQAQARAGLIPGSHNHGEDWGLAAVEMAVKRKDWAAGKIE